CGCATCACCAGGAACATGCGGTCTTTGACTTTCTCGGAAAGTTCTTTCAGGCGTTTGGCATATTCGATGGCGGCCTGGGGATCGTGAATGGAGCAGGGGCCGACAACGACGATCAGCCGTGAATCTTCACCCGAGAGGATATGCTTGATCTGTTCCCGTGATTCGCCGACGGTCTCCGTCACTTTGTCAGTGCGTTTGATGGTCTCTTTCAGTTCCTGTGGAGCAACCAGGCGAACCGAATCGATGATGTTGACGTTTTGAATGGGTAGCATCTTGTTTAAATCGTTTTCGTTTACTGGGGGAGAAGATTCAGTTTTGTATCAGTTTCAATTACAGGGCCAGCTGCTGACGGATCAGTGAGACGACTTCTTCAGCCGTCAGCGGCGAGGCCTCGATTTTCAATTGTGCATATTGTTCATACAGTGGATACCGGCTGTCATACAGGTCGGCGAGGCTGGAACCCGGTTCGATCAGGACGCCCCGATCGAAGGCATCGACAAACCGCTGCTCCAGGATATCCGGCTTCACATCCAGCCAGACTATCGTACCAAGACCGGCTAGATGATGCATGGCTTCACTGCTGTAACAGACACTTCCTCCGGTAGAAATAACGGATCCTGCTGATTGAATCGATTGGATGTAGGCCGCTTCAATCGCGCGGAACCCTTCCGGGGAGTGCTGAGCAATAATCTCTGCCAGCCGTTTGGATTCGCCAGCCTCTATTAATGCGTCGGTATCCAGAAAGGGAAGGCCTGTCTGTTCAGACAGTAGTCTGCCCACCGTCGATTTTCCGGAGCCCGGCATGCCTGTCAGAACGACTCCGGTTTTGACAGGTTCGCTGTCGGCGGTCATGCGGGCTCTCCCGGGAGAAAAAGGTGCACTCTCCAAG
This Gimesia chilikensis DNA region includes the following protein-coding sequences:
- a CDS encoding shikimate kinase — translated: MTADSEPVKTGVVLTGMPGSGKSTVGRLLSEQTGLPFLDTDALIEAGESKRLAEIIAQHSPEGFRAIEAAYIQSIQSAGSVISTGGSVCYSSEAMHHLAGLGTIVWLDVKPDILEQRFVDAFDRGVLIEPGSSLADLYDSRYPLYEQYAQLKIEASPLTAEEVVSLIRQQLAL